In Pseudomonas sp. GCEP-101, one DNA window encodes the following:
- a CDS encoding NAD-glutamate dehydrogenase: MAFFTAASKADFQQQLKAALAQHVDDKGLPQVALFAEQFFGFISLDELTQRRLSDLVGCTLSSWRLLERFDPAQPIVAVYNPDYEKHGWQSTHTAVQVLHPDQPFLVDSVRMELNRRGYSIHTLQTNVLSVRRNAKGELLEILPKNSTGKDVRQESLMYLEIDRVSQAGELRTLEKALLDVLGEVRLAVADFPAMRTKAEELLAWLGKSKAKARAEETAEVRAFLEWLLDNHFTFLGYEEFTVQEEADGGHLVYDEKAFLGLTKLLRAGLNKDDLHIEDYAVAYLREPVLLSFAKASQPSRVHRPAYPDYVSIREIDAKGKVVREFRFLGLYTSAVYAESVFDIPFIRGKVAQVLKNSGFDSKAHLGKELAQILEVLPRDDLFQTPVDELYTTAMSIVQIQERNKIRLFLRKDPYGRFAYCLAYVPRDIYSTETRMKIQQVLMERLKASDCEFWTFFSESTLARVQFILRVDPKNRIDVDAAQLEQEAIQACRSWQDDYAALVLENFGEGQGNNLLEDFPKGFPAGYRERFSPHFAVVDLQHLSSLSDSRPLVMSFYQPLAQGEQQLHCKLYHADTPLALSDVLPILENLGLRVLGEFPYRLRHTNGREYWIHDFAFTYAEGLDVNIQELNETLQDAFVHIVNGDAENDAFNRLVLTAGLPWRDVALLRAYARYLKQIRLGFDLGYIASALNAHVDIARELVRLFKTRFYLARKLTAEDLEDKQLKLEQAILAALDNVQVLNEDRILRRYLDLIKATLRTNFYQPDAAGQNKSYFSFKFNPKAIPEIPRPTPKFEIFVYCPRVEGVHLRFGDVARGGLRWSDREEDFRTEVLGLVKAQQVKNAVIVPTGAKGGFIPRRLPVGGSRDEIQAEAIACYRIFISGLLDITDNLKEGKVVPPANVVRHDADDPYLVVAADKGTATFSDIANGISAEYDFWLGDAFASGGSAGYDHKGMGITARGGWVSVQRHFRERGIDVQKDSVTVIGIGDMAGDVFGNGLLMSDKLQMVAAFNHLHIFLDPNPDPAASFAERQRLFNLPRSSWADYDTSLISAGGGIFLRSAKSITLTPEVRARFDIDAERLTPTELIHALLKAPVDLLWNGGIGTYVKSSDETHADVGDKANDGLRVDGRELRVKVVGEGGNLGMTQLARVEFGLNGGACNTDFIDNAGGVDCSDHEVNIKILLNEVVAAGDMTSKQRNKLLAEMTDQVSELVLGNNYKQTQALSLAERRARERIAEYKRLMSDLEARGKLDRALEFLPTDEALAERIAAGQGLTRAELAVLISYSKIDLKEQLLGSLVPDDDYLTRDMETAFPQTLVDTFGSAMRKHRLKREIVSTQIANDLINHMGITFVQRLKESTGMTPANVAGAYVIVRDVFHLPHWFRQIEALDYQVPAEVQLTLMDELMRLGRRATRWFLRSRRNEQDAARDVAHFGPRIAALGLKLNELLEGPTRELWQARYQAYVDAGVPELLARMVAGTSHLYTLLPIVEAADVTGRDPADVARAYFALGSELELTWYLQQISSLPVDNNWQALAREAFRDDLDWQQRAITVSVLQMQDGPAEIDARVALWLEQHAPMVARWRAMLADLRASTSTDYAMYAVANRELLDLAQSNQPGTNPA, translated from the coding sequence ATGGCGTTCTTCACCGCAGCCAGCAAAGCCGACTTCCAGCAACAACTGAAAGCGGCCCTGGCGCAGCACGTCGACGACAAGGGTCTGCCACAAGTGGCCCTGTTCGCCGAGCAGTTCTTCGGCTTCATCTCCCTCGACGAATTGACCCAGCGCAGGCTGTCCGACCTGGTCGGCTGCACGCTGTCTTCCTGGCGCCTGTTGGAACGCTTCGACCCCGCCCAGCCCATCGTGGCGGTGTACAACCCCGATTACGAAAAGCACGGCTGGCAGTCCACCCACACCGCCGTGCAGGTGCTGCACCCGGACCAGCCGTTCCTGGTCGACTCGGTGCGCATGGAGCTGAATCGCCGCGGCTATAGCATCCACACCCTGCAGACCAACGTGCTCAGCGTGCGCCGCAACGCCAAGGGCGAGCTGCTGGAAATCCTGCCCAAGAACAGCACCGGCAAGGATGTGCGCCAGGAATCGCTGATGTACCTGGAGATCGACCGCGTCTCCCAGGCCGGCGAGCTGCGCACTCTGGAAAAAGCCCTGCTGGACGTGCTCGGCGAAGTCCGCCTGGCGGTTGCCGACTTCCCGGCCATGCGCACCAAGGCCGAGGAGCTGCTGGCCTGGCTGGGCAAGTCCAAGGCCAAGGCCCGCGCCGAGGAAACCGCCGAAGTTCGCGCCTTCCTCGAGTGGCTGCTGGACAACCACTTCACCTTCCTCGGCTATGAAGAATTCACCGTGCAGGAGGAGGCCGACGGCGGCCACCTGGTGTACGACGAGAAGGCCTTCCTCGGCCTGACCAAACTGCTGCGCGCCGGCCTGAACAAGGACGACCTGCACATCGAGGACTACGCGGTCGCCTACCTGCGCGAGCCGGTGCTGCTGTCGTTCGCCAAGGCCTCGCAGCCCAGCCGTGTGCACCGCCCGGCCTACCCGGACTATGTGTCGATCCGCGAGATCGACGCCAAGGGCAAGGTCGTCCGCGAGTTCCGCTTCCTCGGCTTGTACACCTCGGCGGTCTATGCCGAGAGCGTATTCGACATCCCGTTCATCCGCGGCAAGGTCGCGCAGGTGCTGAAGAACTCCGGCTTCGACAGCAAGGCGCACCTGGGCAAGGAGCTGGCGCAGATCCTCGAAGTGCTGCCGCGCGACGACCTCTTCCAGACCCCGGTGGACGAGCTGTACACCACCGCGATGTCCATCGTGCAGATCCAGGAACGCAACAAGATCCGCCTGTTCCTGCGCAAGGACCCGTACGGCCGCTTCGCCTACTGCCTGGCCTATGTCCCGCGCGACATCTATTCCACCGAAACGCGGATGAAGATCCAGCAGGTGCTGATGGAGCGCCTGAAGGCCAGCGACTGCGAGTTCTGGACCTTCTTCTCCGAGTCCACCCTGGCCCGCGTGCAGTTCATTCTGCGCGTCGATCCGAAGAACCGCATCGACGTCGACGCCGCCCAGCTGGAGCAGGAAGCCATCCAGGCCTGCCGTTCCTGGCAGGACGACTACGCCGCGCTGGTACTGGAAAACTTCGGCGAAGGGCAGGGCAACAACCTGCTGGAAGACTTCCCCAAGGGCTTCCCGGCCGGTTATCGCGAGCGCTTCTCCCCGCATTTCGCGGTGGTCGACCTGCAGCACCTGTCCAGCTTGTCCGACAGCCGCCCGCTGGTGATGAGCTTCTACCAGCCGCTGGCGCAGGGTGAGCAGCAACTGCACTGCAAGCTGTACCACGCCGACACGCCGCTGGCGCTGTCGGACGTTCTGCCGATCCTGGAGAACCTCGGCCTGCGCGTGCTCGGCGAGTTCCCCTACCGCCTGCGCCACACCAACGGCCGCGAGTACTGGATCCACGACTTCGCCTTCACCTACGCCGAAGGCCTGGACGTCAACATCCAGGAGCTCAACGAAACCCTGCAGGACGCCTTCGTCCACATCGTCAACGGCGATGCCGAGAACGACGCCTTCAACCGCCTGGTGCTGACCGCTGGCCTGCCGTGGCGCGACGTGGCCCTGCTGCGCGCCTACGCCCGCTACCTCAAGCAGATCCGCCTGGGCTTCGACCTGGGCTACATCGCCAGCGCGCTGAACGCCCACGTGGACATCGCCCGCGAACTGGTGCGCCTGTTCAAGACCCGCTTCTACCTGGCCCGCAAGCTCACCGCCGAGGACCTGGAAGACAAGCAACTGAAGCTGGAGCAGGCCATCCTGGCGGCGCTGGACAACGTCCAGGTGCTCAACGAGGACCGCATCCTGCGGCGCTACCTCGACCTGATCAAGGCGACCCTGCGCACCAACTTCTACCAGCCGGACGCGGCCGGGCAGAACAAGAGCTACTTCAGCTTCAAGTTCAACCCCAAGGCCATCCCGGAAATCCCCCGTCCGACGCCGAAATTCGAGATCTTCGTCTACTGCCCGCGCGTGGAGGGCGTGCACCTGCGCTTCGGCGACGTGGCCCGTGGCGGCCTGCGCTGGTCCGATCGCGAGGAAGACTTCCGCACCGAAGTGCTGGGCCTGGTGAAGGCGCAGCAGGTGAAGAACGCGGTGATCGTGCCGACCGGCGCCAAGGGTGGCTTCATCCCGCGTCGCCTGCCGGTGGGCGGCAGCCGCGATGAAATCCAGGCCGAGGCCATCGCCTGCTACCGCATCTTCATCTCCGGCCTGCTGGACATCACCGACAACCTCAAGGAAGGCAAGGTCGTGCCGCCGGCAAACGTGGTCCGCCACGACGCCGACGACCCCTACCTGGTGGTGGCGGCGGACAAGGGCACCGCAACCTTCTCCGACATCGCCAACGGCATCTCCGCCGAGTACGACTTCTGGCTGGGCGACGCCTTCGCCTCCGGCGGCTCGGCCGGCTACGACCACAAGGGCATGGGCATCACCGCCCGGGGCGGCTGGGTCTCCGTGCAGCGCCACTTCCGCGAGCGCGGCATCGACGTGCAGAAGGACAGCGTGACCGTCATCGGCATCGGTGACATGGCCGGCGACGTGTTCGGCAACGGCCTGCTGATGTCCGACAAGCTGCAGATGGTGGCGGCCTTCAACCACCTGCACATCTTCCTCGACCCCAACCCGGACCCGGCGGCGAGCTTCGCCGAGCGCCAGCGCCTGTTCAACCTGCCGCGCTCCAGCTGGGCCGACTACGACACCTCGCTGATCTCCGCGGGCGGCGGCATCTTCCTGCGCAGCGCCAAGAGCATCACCCTGACCCCGGAAGTGCGCGCGCGCTTCGACATCGACGCCGAGCGCCTGACCCCGACCGAGCTGATCCACGCGCTGCTCAAGGCGCCGGTGGACCTGCTGTGGAACGGCGGCATCGGCACCTACGTGAAGTCCAGCGATGAAACCCACGCCGACGTCGGCGACAAGGCCAACGATGGCCTGCGCGTGGACGGCCGTGAGCTGCGGGTGAAAGTAGTGGGCGAGGGCGGCAACCTCGGCATGACGCAGCTGGCACGGGTCGAATTCGGCCTCAACGGCGGCGCCTGCAACACCGACTTCATCGACAACGCCGGTGGTGTGGACTGCTCCGACCACGAGGTCAACATCAAGATTCTGCTCAACGAGGTGGTGGCCGCCGGCGACATGACCAGCAAGCAGCGCAACAAGCTGCTGGCGGAAATGACCGACCAGGTGTCCGAACTGGTGCTGGGCAACAACTACAAGCAGACCCAGGCGCTGTCCCTGGCCGAGCGCCGCGCCCGCGAGCGCATCGCCGAGTACAAGCGCCTGATGAGCGATCTGGAAGCCCGCGGCAAGCTGGACCGTGCGCTGGAATTCCTGCCCACCGACGAGGCGCTGGCCGAACGCATCGCCGCCGGCCAGGGGCTGACCCGCGCCGAGCTGGCCGTGCTGATTTCCTACAGCAAGATCGATCTGAAGGAGCAACTGCTGGGCTCGCTGGTGCCGGACGACGACTACCTGACCCGCGACATGGAGACGGCCTTCCCGCAGACCCTGGTCGATACCTTCGGCTCGGCCATGCGCAAGCACCGGCTGAAGCGCGAGATCGTCAGCACGCAGATCGCCAATGACCTGATCAACCACATGGGCATCACCTTCGTGCAGCGCCTGAAGGAGTCCACCGGCATGACGCCGGCTAACGTGGCGGGTGCCTATGTGATCGTGCGCGATGTCTTCCACCTGCCGCACTGGTTCCGCCAGATCGAGGCGCTGGACTACCAGGTGCCGGCGGAAGTGCAGCTGACGCTGATGGACGAGCTGATGCGCCTGGGCCGCCGCGCGACCCGCTGGTTCCTGCGCAGCCGTCGCAACGAGCAGGACGCCGCCCGCGACGTGGCGCACTTCGGTCCGCGCATTGCCGCCCTGGGCCTGAAGCTCAACGAACTGCTCGAAGGCCCGACCCGCGAACTGTGGCAGGCACGCTACCAGGCCTACGTCGACGCGGGCGTGCCGGAGCTGCTGGCGCGCATGGTCGCGGGTACCAGTCACCTCTACACCCTCCTGCCGATCGTCGAAGCGGCGGACGTCACCGGCCGCGACCCGGCCGATGTGGCCCGCGCCTACTTCGCCCTGGGCAGCGAGCTGGAACTGACCTGGTACCTGCAGCAGATCAGCTCCCTGCCGGTGGACAACAACTGGCAGGCGCTGGCCCGCGAAGCCTTCCGCGATGACCTGGACTGGCAGCAGCGAGCGATTACCGTGTCCGTGCTGCAGATGCAGGACGGCCCGGCGGAGATCGACGCGCGCGTGGCGCTCTGGCTGGAACAGCACGCCCCGATGGTCGCCCGCTGGCGCGCGATGCTCGCCGATCTGCGGGCGTCCACGAGCACCGACTACGCCATGTACGCCGTGGCCAACCGCGAACTGCTCGACCTGGCGCAGAGCAACCAGCCAGGAACCAACCCGGCCTGA
- a CDS encoding DUF1353 domain-containing protein, translated as MQRHPPLHRPLLRHLDNLLVTLLGATLLVLAWLFLDEAVRPLLIGAVPVYLGVLLPRIVGRDERLRRVEAARERSVREWGFCSRDRNGPWINYIDFPLVCEDPVFNGRFFYSEWLVVHDGRIIINPGPASVDLAAGTVGYDFGCTRTYAWDGCSPKVPFFWVATLGTPDWWEHLESVQCLRHGQQKERVMFWPVAHHASLVHDALYQFLNVAPVTKAEADELFHRMLLRAGMPRLVAWVYRFAVVHGGARDMRHQRNPNSTLRCLTPLPGIAPPPEPVAPHKARSAALQE; from the coding sequence ATGCAACGCCACCCGCCCCTGCACCGCCCACTGCTGCGCCACCTCGACAACCTGCTGGTCACCCTGTTGGGCGCGACGCTGCTGGTGCTCGCCTGGCTGTTCCTCGATGAAGCCGTGCGCCCGCTGCTGATCGGCGCCGTGCCCGTTTACCTCGGCGTGCTGCTGCCGCGCATCGTCGGGCGCGACGAACGCCTGCGCCGGGTCGAAGCCGCGCGGGAACGCTCGGTGCGCGAGTGGGGTTTCTGCAGCCGCGACCGCAACGGCCCGTGGATCAACTACATCGACTTCCCGCTGGTCTGCGAGGACCCGGTATTCAACGGCCGCTTCTTCTATAGCGAGTGGCTGGTGGTGCACGACGGGCGCATCATCATCAACCCGGGCCCGGCCAGCGTCGACCTCGCCGCCGGCACCGTCGGCTACGACTTCGGCTGCACGCGCACCTACGCCTGGGATGGCTGCTCCCCGAAAGTACCGTTCTTCTGGGTCGCCACCCTCGGCACGCCGGACTGGTGGGAGCACCTGGAAAGCGTGCAGTGCCTGCGCCACGGCCAGCAGAAGGAACGCGTGATGTTCTGGCCGGTGGCGCACCACGCCAGCCTGGTGCACGACGCGCTGTATCAGTTCCTCAACGTTGCCCCGGTGACCAAGGCCGAGGCGGACGAGCTGTTCCACCGCATGCTGCTGCGCGCCGGCATGCCGCGCCTGGTGGCCTGGGTCTACCGCTTCGCGGTGGTCCACGGCGGCGCGCGCGACATGCGCCATCAGCGCAACCCCAACAGCACGCTGCGTTGCCTGACGCCCCTGCCCGGCATCGCGCCGCCGCCGGAACCGGTAGCGCCGCACAAGGCTCGCAGCGCAGCGCTGCAAGAGTGA
- a CDS encoding AAA family ATPase — protein sequence MEHRESLLALRQYLSSQILGQEKLIERLLIALIADGHLLVEGAPGLAKTKAIKDLAEGLEAEFHRIQFTPDLLPADITGTEIYRPENGSFVFQQGPIFHHLVLADEINRAPAKVQSALLEAMAERQVSVGRSTYDLPPLFLVMATQNPIEQEGTYPLPEAQLDRFLMHVKIGYPEASVERRILQQARGEALHGETKPERRVTQEAIFAARQEILGLYMADAVEEYLVQLIMATRTPAKYDAELAEWLSYGASPRGSIALDRCARAHAWLAGRDFVSPEDIQAMLFDVLRHRLILTFEAEAAGIDQDRVVQRILDVVAVA from the coding sequence ATGGAACATCGTGAGTCGCTCCTTGCACTGCGCCAGTATCTCTCCAGCCAGATCCTCGGCCAGGAAAAGCTCATCGAGCGGCTGCTCATCGCCCTGATCGCCGACGGCCACCTGCTGGTGGAAGGCGCGCCGGGCCTGGCCAAGACCAAGGCGATCAAAGACCTGGCCGAGGGCCTTGAGGCCGAGTTCCACCGCATCCAGTTCACCCCCGACCTGCTCCCGGCCGACATCACCGGCACCGAGATCTATCGTCCGGAGAACGGCAGCTTCGTGTTCCAGCAGGGGCCGATCTTCCACCACCTGGTGCTGGCCGACGAGATCAACCGCGCGCCGGCCAAGGTGCAGTCCGCCCTGCTCGAAGCCATGGCCGAGCGCCAGGTCAGCGTGGGCCGCAGCACCTACGACCTGCCGCCGCTGTTCCTGGTGATGGCGACGCAGAACCCCATCGAGCAGGAAGGCACCTACCCGCTGCCCGAGGCCCAGCTCGACCGCTTCCTCATGCACGTGAAGATCGGCTACCCGGAAGCCTCCGTGGAGCGCCGCATCCTCCAGCAGGCCCGCGGCGAAGCGCTGCACGGCGAGACCAAGCCCGAGCGCCGGGTCACCCAGGAAGCCATCTTCGCCGCCCGCCAGGAAATCCTCGGCCTGTACATGGCCGACGCGGTGGAGGAGTACCTGGTGCAACTGATCATGGCCACGCGCACCCCGGCCAAGTACGACGCCGAGCTGGCCGAGTGGCTGTCCTACGGCGCCAGCCCGCGCGGCTCGATCGCCCTGGACCGTTGCGCGCGCGCCCACGCCTGGCTGGCCGGGCGCGATTTCGTCAGCCCCGAAGACATCCAGGCGATGCTCTTCGACGTGCTGCGCCATCGCCTGATCCTCACCTTCGAGGCGGAAGCCGCCGGGATCGACCAGGACCGCGTGGTCCAGCGCATCCTCGACGTGGTCGCCGTCGCCTGA
- a CDS encoding DUF58 domain-containing protein → MHNVLAPGVAVSLGELIEIRHRLREVQLFSTPSRRSPLIGLHHSRLRGRGVDFDQVRVYQAGDDVRTIDWRVTARTQEPHTKLFHEERERPVFVLVEQSARLFFGSGLSFKSVLAARAAAFVGWAALAHNDRIGGLVFTDSECHEIKPRRSKQSLLQLFNLIVRANNALLAGSHLSHSGDGFGMALRRAREVLRPGSLIMVMCDERALSEVAEQQLSLLARHTDLVLLPVSDPLDHALPAAGLLRFAEGQAQLELDTHIDEQRLAYRALGEARRERWQRLALRLGVPLLPLTTQEELVEQLRNLLEQHQPGYAQ, encoded by the coding sequence ATGCACAACGTCCTGGCGCCCGGCGTGGCCGTCTCGCTCGGCGAGCTGATCGAGATTCGTCACCGCCTGCGCGAAGTCCAGCTGTTCTCCACGCCGTCGCGGCGCAGCCCGCTGATCGGCCTGCACCACTCGCGCCTGCGCGGCCGCGGCGTGGACTTCGACCAGGTACGCGTGTACCAGGCCGGCGACGACGTGCGCACCATCGACTGGCGCGTCACCGCGCGCACCCAGGAGCCGCACACCAAGCTGTTCCATGAAGAGCGCGAGCGCCCGGTCTTCGTCCTGGTCGAACAGAGCGCGCGGCTGTTCTTCGGCTCCGGCCTGAGCTTCAAGTCCGTGCTCGCCGCCCGCGCCGCCGCCTTCGTCGGCTGGGCCGCGCTGGCGCACAACGACCGCATCGGCGGGCTGGTCTTCACCGACAGCGAATGCCACGAGATCAAGCCCCGGCGCAGCAAGCAGAGCCTGCTGCAACTGTTCAACCTGATCGTGCGGGCCAACAACGCCCTGCTCGCCGGCTCCCACCTCAGCCACAGCGGCGACGGCTTCGGCATGGCCCTGCGGCGCGCCCGCGAGGTGCTGCGCCCCGGCAGCCTGATCATGGTGATGTGCGATGAGCGCGCCCTGAGCGAGGTGGCCGAGCAGCAACTCTCCCTGCTGGCGCGGCACACCGACCTGGTGCTGCTGCCGGTGTCCGACCCGCTCGACCACGCCCTGCCCGCCGCCGGGCTGCTGAGATTTGCCGAAGGCCAGGCGCAACTGGAACTGGACACCCACATTGATGAGCAGCGCCTGGCCTACCGCGCCCTCGGCGAAGCCCGCCGCGAACGCTGGCAACGCCTGGCCCTGCGCCTGGGCGTGCCGCTGCTGCCGCTGACCACCCAGGAAGAACTGGTGGAACAGCTGCGCAACCTGCTGGAACAGCACCAGCCGGGGTACGCCCAATGA
- a CDS encoding DUF4381 domain-containing protein, with translation MNPLDQLQPLIEPAAVPWWPPAPGWWLLAALVPLLLWALWRNRRRWLPKRKAKVVAEVPLDPLREAALEELKRLPRPYDRAPAGPWLQALNGLLKRLSRARWPDSHSHTLSGRAWLAFLDTRCPAAGLTRWMILVEGGYRAECKLDDKAIDGLAAAVETWVRKHV, from the coding sequence ATGAATCCCCTCGACCAGCTGCAACCGCTGATCGAGCCCGCCGCGGTGCCCTGGTGGCCACCGGCGCCGGGCTGGTGGCTGCTCGCCGCGCTGGTGCCGCTGCTGCTCTGGGCGCTGTGGCGCAACCGCCGGCGCTGGCTGCCCAAACGCAAGGCCAAGGTGGTCGCCGAGGTGCCGCTGGACCCGCTGCGCGAAGCCGCGCTGGAAGAACTCAAGCGCCTGCCGCGCCCCTACGACCGCGCGCCGGCCGGCCCCTGGCTGCAGGCGCTCAACGGCCTGCTCAAGCGGCTGTCGCGCGCCCGCTGGCCGGACAGCCACAGCCACACCCTCAGCGGCCGCGCCTGGCTGGCGTTCCTCGACACCCGCTGCCCGGCCGCCGGCCTGACCCGCTGGATGATCCTGGTGGAAGGCGGCTACCGCGCCGAATGCAAGCTGGACGACAAGGCCATCGACGGCCTCGCCGCCGCGGTGGAAACCTGGGTGCGCAAGCATGTTTGA
- a CDS encoding vWA domain-containing protein, with protein MFEFAWPWIFLLAPLPWVMRFILPPADSGEAAIKVSFLKELEGLAGRRARARLPAWRQQAPFALLWLCLLLAGARPQWVGEPLPIPATGRDLLVAVDVSGSMDYADMTWDGADLSRLDLVKKLFGDFIEGRRGDRVGLILFGTRAYLQAPLTFDRHTVRIWLDEALIGIAGKDTALGDAIGLAVKRLRQRPAESRVLVLITDGANTAGEISPQTAAKLAAEEQVKVYTIGIGADPKQGGVAGLFGLNPGLDLDEPTLKAIAESTGGEYFRARNGEELQRISDSLDQLEPVEQKPTQARPAIALYRWPLLLAVLISAALVIGTLWPPEEWRWPAWITRLQKERRP; from the coding sequence ATGTTTGAGTTCGCCTGGCCGTGGATCTTCCTGCTCGCCCCGCTGCCCTGGGTGATGCGCTTCATCCTGCCGCCGGCCGACAGCGGCGAGGCGGCGATCAAGGTGAGCTTCCTCAAGGAACTCGAAGGCCTCGCCGGTCGCCGCGCCCGCGCGCGCCTGCCGGCCTGGCGCCAGCAGGCGCCCTTCGCCCTGCTCTGGCTGTGCCTGCTGCTGGCCGGCGCGCGCCCGCAGTGGGTCGGCGAGCCGCTGCCGATCCCTGCCACCGGCCGCGACCTGCTGGTGGCGGTGGACGTCTCCGGCTCCATGGATTACGCCGACATGACCTGGGATGGCGCCGACCTCAGCCGTCTCGACCTGGTGAAGAAACTCTTCGGCGACTTCATCGAGGGCCGCCGGGGGGATCGGGTCGGCCTGATCCTGTTCGGCACCCGCGCCTACCTGCAGGCACCCCTGACCTTCGACCGTCACACCGTGCGCATCTGGCTGGACGAAGCGCTGATCGGCATCGCCGGCAAGGACACCGCCCTGGGCGACGCCATCGGCCTGGCGGTCAAGCGCCTGCGCCAGCGCCCCGCCGAGAGCCGCGTGCTGGTGCTGATCACCGATGGCGCCAACACTGCCGGCGAGATATCGCCGCAGACCGCCGCCAAGCTGGCCGCCGAAGAACAGGTGAAGGTCTACACCATCGGTATCGGCGCCGACCCGAAACAGGGTGGCGTCGCCGGCCTGTTCGGCCTCAACCCGGGGCTGGACCTGGACGAGCCGACGCTCAAGGCCATCGCCGAGAGCACCGGCGGCGAATACTTCCGTGCGCGCAACGGCGAAGAGCTGCAACGCATCTCCGACAGCCTCGACCAGCTCGAACCGGTGGAACAGAAACCGACCCAGGCGCGCCCGGCCATTGCCCTGTACCGCTGGCCGCTGTTGCTGGCGGTACTGATCAGCGCCGCGCTGGTCATCGGCACCCTGTGGCCGCCCGAAGAGTGGCGCTGGCCGGCCTGGATCACGCGCCTGCAGAAGGAGCGCCGGCCATGA
- a CDS encoding VWA domain-containing protein — translation MSHAWPHLLHPLWLILLLPLGWLLWKLWHRERRAGRWQLLLPPAFHPWLLAGGSGRHERRPWVYLGIAWLLAVLALLGPSWQQVEQPTLERSDPLVVVLELTPQMLATDLKPTRLEQARHKLLDLLQSRSDAQTAIVVYAGSAHTLVPLSNDLGTARNLLDALKPSIMPEPGQRADLAVAQARRLLDNGAEGNGRILLITSALDARERQGIRQALKGKGKDLLLLAVGTPGGAPIAQEDGTFLKDDQGNILVPRLDEGSLRAFATDLGGRFQRLRANSGDLRSLGLLDSTQGLQVSEEDALLRLQRWADQGYWLLLPLLLLAACAGRRGWLFSLPLMLPLLWAPPQDANAFELNDLWLRPDQQGQRLLDAGRPADAAERFEDFRWKGLALYRAGDYVDAAQAFAQGDEAADHYNRGNALARQNELEAAIDAYDQALERDPELEAARRNKALLEDLLRQRKDNPAGSNSDQPPPHNQDPAQSSDPQAAAPQDQQQEDEHSGERDSQPAPAAQNPSQDADRPAASQSNRPGEDAREEAETNPEDAGPLGDERRQALEQWLRQIPDDPSELLRRKFWYQQQQQRQEPTP, via the coding sequence ATGAGCCACGCCTGGCCGCACCTGCTGCACCCGCTCTGGCTGATCCTGCTGCTGCCCCTTGGCTGGCTGCTGTGGAAGCTCTGGCACCGCGAACGCCGCGCCGGCCGCTGGCAATTGCTGCTGCCCCCGGCCTTCCACCCCTGGCTGCTGGCCGGCGGCAGTGGCCGGCATGAACGCCGCCCGTGGGTCTACCTCGGCATCGCCTGGCTGCTGGCCGTGCTCGCCCTGCTCGGCCCCAGCTGGCAGCAGGTGGAGCAACCGACCCTGGAGCGCAGCGACCCGCTGGTGGTGGTGCTGGAACTCACTCCGCAGATGCTCGCCACCGACCTCAAGCCCACGCGCCTGGAGCAGGCGCGGCACAAACTGCTGGACCTGCTGCAGAGCCGCAGCGACGCGCAGACGGCCATCGTCGTCTACGCCGGCAGCGCCCACACGCTCGTACCGCTGTCCAATGACCTGGGCACCGCGCGCAACCTGCTCGACGCGCTCAAGCCATCGATCATGCCCGAGCCCGGCCAGCGCGCCGACCTCGCAGTGGCCCAGGCCCGCCGCCTGCTGGACAACGGCGCCGAGGGCAACGGCCGCATCCTGCTGATCACCAGCGCGCTGGACGCCCGTGAACGCCAGGGCATCCGCCAGGCGCTCAAAGGCAAGGGCAAGGACCTGCTGCTGCTCGCCGTGGGTACCCCTGGCGGCGCGCCCATCGCCCAGGAGGACGGCACCTTCCTCAAGGACGACCAGGGCAACATCCTCGTTCCGCGCCTGGACGAAGGCTCGCTGCGCGCCTTCGCCACCGACCTGGGCGGCCGTTTCCAGCGCCTGCGCGCCAACAGCGGCGACCTGCGCTCCCTCGGCCTGCTGGACAGCACCCAGGGCCTGCAAGTCAGCGAAGAGGACGCCCTGCTGCGCCTGCAACGCTGGGCCGACCAGGGTTACTGGCTGCTGTTGCCGCTGCTCCTGCTCGCCGCCTGCGCGGGCCGGCGCGGCTGGCTGTTCAGCCTGCCGCTGATGCTGCCGCTGCTGTGGGCGCCCCCGCAGGATGCCAACGCCTTCGAGCTCAACGACCTGTGGCTGCGCCCCGACCAGCAGGGCCAGCGCCTGCTCGATGCCGGGCGCCCCGCCGATGCTGCCGAGCGTTTCGAGGATTTCCGCTGGAAGGGCCTGGCGCTGTACCGCGCCGGCGATTATGTCGACGCCGCCCAGGCGTTCGCCCAGGGCGACGAGGCCGCCGACCACTACAACCGCGGCAATGCCCTGGCCCGGCAGAACGAGCTGGAAGCCGCCATCGACGCCTACGACCAGGCGCTGGAGCGCGACCCCGAACTGGAAGCCGCCCGGCGCAACAAGGCCCTGCTCGAAGACCTGCTGCGCCAGCGCAAGGACAACCCCGCCGGCAGCAACAGCGACCAGCCGCCGCCGCACAACCAGGACCCTGCGCAGAGCAGCGATCCCCAGGCCGCCGCGCCTCAAGACCAGCAGCAGGAAGACGAGCACTCCGGCGAACGCGACTCGCAGCCGGCGCCGGCGGCGCAGAACCCATCGCAGGATGCCGACCGCCCCGCCGCCAGCCAGAGCAACAGGCCCGGCGAGGACGCTCGCGAAGAAGCCGAAACCAACCCGGAGGATGCCGGTCCACTGGGTGACGAGCGCCGTCAGGCCCTGGAACAGTGGCTGCGGCAGATTCCCGACGACCCGTCCGAGCTATTGCGCCGCAAGTTCTGGTACCAGCAACAGCAGCAGCGCCAGGAACCCACCCCATGA